The Deinococcus carri genome contains a region encoding:
- a CDS encoding antibiotic biosynthesis monooxygenase, with amino-acid sequence MITVANRIYVNPEYHDQFEARFRDRAGLVDGMPGFIANHVLRPLKAGEPFVVLTFWESREAFEAWTNSDAFRQGHARSGSLPREAFSGPNALEVHEVVQSSGVPASAPIAPH; translated from the coding sequence ATGATCACTGTCGCCAACCGCATCTACGTGAACCCCGAGTACCACGACCAGTTCGAGGCCCGCTTCCGTGACCGCGCGGGGCTGGTGGACGGGATGCCCGGTTTCATCGCCAACCATGTCCTGCGCCCCCTGAAGGCGGGGGAGCCGTTCGTGGTCCTGACCTTCTGGGAAAGCCGCGAGGCCTTCGAGGCCTGGACGAACAGTGACGCCTTCCGCCAGGGCCACGCCCGCAGCGGCAGCCTCCCCCGTGAGGCCTTCAGCGGTCCCAACGCGCTGGAGGTGCATGAGGTGGTGCAGAGCAGCGGCGTTCCCGCGTCTGCGCCCATCGCGCCTCACTAA
- a CDS encoding succinate dehydrogenase iron-sulfur subunit, with translation MPEVYPAPANAAADGVAMMRVNVKILRYDPEKDRKAHWETYPVEAQPGDRVLDVINWVKWYVDPSLTFRRSCGHGICGSDAMMINGRNRLACKTLVRDVAKQGGTITVEPIRGLKVERDLLVDMDPFFDAYRAIMPYFINEDPPPPAERLQSPEQADRMAHSSNCILCACCTTSCPIFWVNGSYLGPASIVQAHRFIFDSRDQATNQRLNIMNQNTGVWRCRTAYNCTEACPRDIPITTIIEEVKRAVMYQQS, from the coding sequence ATGCCTGAAGTCTATCCTGCCCCCGCCAACGCCGCCGCAGACGGCGTGGCGATGATGCGGGTGAACGTGAAGATTCTGCGCTACGACCCGGAAAAGGACCGCAAGGCCCACTGGGAAACCTACCCGGTCGAGGCCCAGCCCGGCGACCGCGTGCTGGACGTGATCAACTGGGTCAAGTGGTACGTCGACCCCTCCCTCACCTTCCGCCGCTCCTGCGGGCACGGCATCTGCGGCAGCGACGCGATGATGATCAACGGGCGCAACCGCCTGGCCTGCAAGACGCTGGTGCGCGACGTGGCGAAACAGGGCGGCACCATCACCGTCGAACCCATCCGCGGCCTGAAGGTCGAGCGTGACCTGCTGGTGGACATGGACCCCTTCTTCGATGCGTACCGGGCGATCATGCCCTACTTCATCAACGAAGATCCGCCACCTCCCGCCGAGCGGCTCCAGTCGCCCGAGCAGGCCGACCGCATGGCGCACTCCAGCAACTGCATCCTGTGCGCGTGCTGCACCACCTCCTGCCCGATCTTCTGGGTCAACGGCTCGTACCTGGGACCGGCCAGCATCGTGCAGGCCCACCGTTTCATCTTCGACAGCCGCGACCAGGCCACCAACCAGCGCCTGAACATCATGAACCAGAACACCGGCGTGTGGCGCTGCCGCACCGCCTACAACTGCACGGAAGCCTGCCCGCGCGACATCCCGATCACCACCATCATCGAGGAAGTCAAGCGCGCGGTGATGTACCAGCAGTCGTAA
- a CDS encoding MFS transporter yields the protein MTALRPSRPAWNANERLGILNGWLVFLGDGFLSVSVVVAGFAARLGAPNAVIGLLPGIAAGGWMLPQLLVAARVRPLAYKLPVYRSAALVRMLTYLAMVIIAATLAGRPALCLGLFVLAMLLNALASGVAGLPFLEVVSKTVPPERRARFFGVRNLYGGLLAFGAGLIVRWILGSGLSFPLNYALIFLLGTIAYTVGYGVFGRVSEPPDTPLPPGNLREEVRSIPVTLQDPHFRAFLTVRLLLAGASLGDPFYAVYALRELHYPAATLGVFVMALTGAAPLSNLVWQRVAERKGSRRIIRYAAFFAGLAPLVALTVGALHLPPFTYLLVFILSSVALQGFNLGHTNHLLNLAPPDARSRYIGTLNTLVGAVLFAPVAGGLLADLAGYRAVFVLSALLFAAAWWQCGRLRRDA from the coding sequence GTGACTGCACTCCGACCGTCCCGGCCCGCGTGGAACGCCAATGAACGCCTGGGCATTCTGAACGGCTGGCTGGTGTTTCTGGGGGACGGCTTTCTGAGCGTGTCGGTGGTGGTGGCGGGCTTCGCGGCGCGGCTGGGCGCACCCAACGCGGTCATCGGGCTGCTGCCGGGGATCGCGGCGGGGGGGTGGATGCTGCCGCAACTGCTGGTGGCGGCCCGCGTGCGGCCCCTGGCCTACAAGCTACCGGTGTACCGCTCGGCGGCGCTGGTGCGGATGCTGACCTATCTGGCGATGGTGATTATCGCGGCGACGCTGGCTGGGCGTCCCGCGCTGTGCCTGGGCCTGTTCGTGCTGGCGATGCTGCTCAACGCGCTGGCGTCGGGCGTGGCGGGCCTGCCGTTTCTGGAGGTGGTCAGCAAGACGGTGCCGCCGGAACGCCGGGCAAGGTTTTTCGGGGTGCGCAACCTCTACGGCGGCCTGCTGGCCTTCGGGGCGGGGCTGATCGTGCGCTGGATTCTGGGGTCGGGGCTGAGCTTTCCGCTGAACTACGCCCTGATTTTCCTGCTGGGGACCATCGCCTACACCGTCGGCTACGGCGTCTTCGGACGCGTCTCGGAACCGCCCGACACCCCGCTGCCCCCCGGCAACCTGCGCGAGGAGGTGCGCTCGATTCCAGTCACGCTCCAGGACCCCCATTTCCGCGCCTTTCTGACGGTGCGGCTGCTGCTGGCGGGGGCCAGTCTGGGCGATCCCTTCTATGCCGTGTACGCCCTGCGCGAGCTGCACTACCCGGCGGCCACCCTGGGCGTCTTCGTGATGGCGCTGACGGGCGCGGCTCCCCTTTCCAACCTCGTCTGGCAGCGGGTGGCGGAGCGCAAGGGGTCGCGGCGCATCATCCGCTACGCCGCCTTCTTCGCGGGTCTGGCCCCGCTGGTGGCCCTGACGGTCGGCGCGCTGCATCTGCCGCCCTTCACCTACCTGCTGGTGTTCATCCTGTCCAGCGTGGCGCTGCAAGGCTTCAACCTGGGCCACACCAACCACCTGCTCAACCTCGCCCCGCCGGACGCCCGCAGCCGCTACATCGGCACCCTGAACACGCTGGTCGGCGCAGTGCTGTTTGCCCCGGTCGCCGGCGGCCTGCTGGCCGACCTGGCGGGCTACCGCGCCGTGTTCGTGCTGAGCGCGCTGCTGTTCGCGGCGGCGTGGTGGCAGTGCGGGCGGCTGCGGCGGGATGCGTAG
- a CDS encoding cyclin-dependent kinase inhibitor 3 family protein, translating into MTSQTDPIRVDWIDTALWPGRLGLTFAPGKKGASVVQAGVTHARDLAADLDRLAQQGVNVLAPLIEAHEFDLLGIPDYEAQADERGLTILACPIPDRDVPGDLENFSAFLDEVMEQLLDGRAVVVHCRGGLGRAGLTAACLLTQAGMPPEQALERVRGARPGTVETAAQEHFVYDFASR; encoded by the coding sequence GTGACCAGCCAGACCGACCCCATCCGCGTGGACTGGATCGACACGGCCCTCTGGCCCGGCCGCCTGGGTCTGACCTTCGCCCCCGGCAAGAAGGGAGCCAGCGTGGTGCAGGCGGGGGTGACGCACGCCCGCGACCTCGCCGCCGACCTCGACCGCCTCGCGCAGCAGGGTGTGAACGTCCTCGCCCCCCTGATCGAGGCCCACGAGTTCGACCTGCTGGGCATCCCTGACTATGAGGCGCAGGCGGACGAGCGAGGGCTGACGATTCTCGCCTGCCCGATTCCCGACCGCGATGTTCCCGGCGACCTGGAGAACTTCAGCGCCTTTCTGGACGAGGTGATGGAGCAGCTTCTCGATGGGCGCGCGGTCGTGGTGCATTGCCGGGGGGGGCTGGGCCGCGCGGGCCTGACGGCCGCCTGCCTGCTGACCCAGGCGGGGATGCCGCCCGAACAGGCCCTCGAGCGCGTGCGGGGGGCGCGGCCCGGCACGGTCGAGACGGCGGCGCAGGAACACTTCGTGTATGATTTTGCCAGCCGCTGA
- a CDS encoding succinate dehydrogenase hydrophobic membrane anchor subunit, protein MIRARTLTDARQQSHSNAELNWWIFMRISGLILVFLILGHIYMTFIQVSESDATFDAVVAKLTNPAWKFYDWLILLLAMLHGVNGARYSIEDYVRSRPNRAWVKGIFYTVCAVIFLLGTVGLFSI, encoded by the coding sequence ATGATTCGCGCCCGCACCCTCACCGACGCCCGGCAGCAGTCGCATTCCAACGCCGAGCTGAACTGGTGGATTTTCATGCGGATCAGCGGCCTGATCCTGGTGTTCCTGATCCTGGGCCACATCTACATGACCTTTATCCAGGTCAGCGAGTCCGACGCCACCTTCGACGCGGTGGTCGCCAAGCTCACGAACCCGGCCTGGAAGTTCTACGACTGGCTGATTCTGCTGCTGGCGATGCTGCACGGCGTGAACGGCGCGCGCTACTCCATCGAGGACTACGTGCGCTCCCGCCCCAACCGCGCCTGGGTCAAGGGCATCTTCTACACCGTCTGCGCCGTGATTTTCCTGCTCGGCACGGTCGGCCTGTTCTCCATCTAA
- a CDS encoding DUF2243 domain-containing protein, which translates to MTTAEARAEVRNQEAAARRSRWGGVLLGLGIGGFFDGIVIHQLLQWHHMVSALHPPDTLENLRLNTVADGLFHVAAYGFMLLGIFLLWSGTREPHPAWRTSVFVGTLLFGFGLFNVVEGLIDHQLLGVHHVRPGPHWLAYDIGFLVWGAVMLLGGWGLMRSRR; encoded by the coding sequence ATGACCACGGCTGAAGCGCGGGCAGAGGTTCGGAATCAGGAGGCCGCCGCACGGCGCAGCCGCTGGGGTGGGGTCCTGCTGGGCCTCGGCATCGGGGGCTTTTTCGACGGCATCGTGATTCACCAACTGCTGCAATGGCATCACATGGTGAGCGCCCTTCACCCGCCCGATACGCTGGAGAATCTGCGGCTCAACACGGTCGCCGATGGCCTGTTTCACGTGGCTGCCTACGGATTCATGCTGCTGGGGATTTTTCTCCTCTGGAGTGGCACACGGGAGCCACATCCCGCCTGGCGGACCTCCGTCTTCGTCGGCACCCTGCTGTTCGGTTTCGGCCTGTTCAACGTGGTCGAGGGTCTAATCGACCACCAGCTGCTGGGCGTTCATCACGTGCGCCCCGGCCCGCACTGGCTCGCCTACGACATCGGGTTTCTGGTGTGGGGCGCGGTGATGCTCCTGGGGGGCTGGGGGCTGATGCGCTCCAGGCGTTAG
- a CDS encoding TAXI family TRAP transporter solute-binding subunit: protein MKRITTVLLLGTAAVALAQGTTFLTIGSGSTTGVYFPVATGIAKMINDAGAGVRANARSTGGSVFNVNALASGELDAAIAQNDIVYYAYKGTGIQAFQGKANTKLRTMAVLYPEVLHVIARKDAGINSIADLKGKRVVIGDLGSGTEQTARQVLEAYNLGFDDLGQALRVSPAQGISLMQDKRADALFYTVGVGASAISQIAQTVDVKVVPVSGNQAAGLIKKYPFYVRYNIPAKSYRGVGATVPSVAVQAVMVTTTNVPEDAVYRAMKASFGNEAELRGLNPSLASFSYDKAVKGLPAPLHPGAVKFFREKGLNVK, encoded by the coding sequence ATGAAACGAATCACCACTGTTCTTCTGCTGGGCACCGCCGCGGTGGCCCTCGCCCAGGGCACCACCTTCCTGACCATCGGGTCGGGCAGCACCACCGGGGTGTATTTCCCGGTCGCCACCGGCATCGCCAAGATGATCAACGATGCCGGGGCGGGGGTGCGCGCCAACGCCCGCAGCACGGGCGGCAGCGTCTTTAACGTGAATGCCCTCGCCAGCGGCGAACTCGACGCCGCCATCGCGCAAAACGACATCGTGTACTACGCCTACAAGGGCACCGGCATTCAGGCCTTCCAGGGCAAGGCCAACACCAAGCTGCGCACCATGGCCGTGCTGTACCCGGAAGTCCTGCACGTGATCGCGCGCAAGGACGCGGGCATCAACTCGATTGCCGACCTCAAGGGCAAGCGCGTGGTGATCGGGGACCTCGGCTCGGGCACCGAGCAGACCGCCCGGCAGGTACTGGAAGCCTACAACCTGGGCTTCGACGATCTGGGGCAGGCGCTGCGCGTCTCGCCCGCGCAGGGCATCAGCCTGATGCAGGACAAGCGCGCCGACGCCCTCTTCTACACGGTCGGCGTGGGGGCCAGCGCCATCAGCCAGATCGCGCAGACGGTGGACGTGAAGGTCGTGCCGGTCAGCGGCAACCAGGCCGCCGGCCTGATCAAGAAGTACCCCTTCTACGTGCGCTACAACATCCCCGCCAAGAGCTACCGCGGCGTGGGGGCCACCGTGCCCAGCGTCGCCGTGCAGGCCGTGATGGTCACCACCACCAACGTCCCCGAGGACGCCGTGTACCGCGCCATGAAGGCGTCGTTCGGCAACGAGGCCGAGCTGAGGGGCCTGAACCCCAGCCTCGCCAGCTTCAGCTACGACAAGGCCGTCAAGGGCCTCCCCGCCCCGCTGCACCCCGGCGCGGTGAAGTTCTTCCGGGAAAAGGGCCTGAACGTCAAGTAA
- a CDS encoding amino acid ABC transporter ATP-binding protein: MTQTSTAAASLSTSAPAAQPIIVARDVRKHFGAFEALRGVSLTVGRGEVVVIIGPSGSGKSTFIRTLNALDPHDGGTIEVDGIPLDGARHLDEIRREVGMVFQSFNLFPHLTVLENITLAPTRVRKTSKAEAEKRGLELLRRVGIEEQAHKYPAQLSGGQQQRVAIARALAMDPQIMLFDEPTSALDPEMIKEVLDVMKELARTGMTMLVVTHEMGFAREVADRILFFDQGNIVEDTTPEQFYNNPQHERAQAFLSKILGH; this comes from the coding sequence ATGACCCAGACCAGCACCGCTGCCGCCTCCCTCAGCACGAGTGCCCCGGCGGCGCAGCCCATCATCGTCGCCCGCGATGTGCGCAAGCATTTCGGGGCGTTCGAGGCCCTGCGCGGCGTGAGCCTGACGGTCGGGCGCGGCGAGGTCGTGGTGATCATCGGCCCCTCGGGCAGCGGCAAGAGCACCTTTATCCGCACCCTCAACGCGCTCGACCCCCACGACGGCGGCACCATCGAGGTGGACGGCATCCCGCTCGACGGTGCCCGCCACCTCGACGAGATTCGCCGCGAGGTCGGGATGGTCTTTCAGAGCTTCAACCTCTTTCCGCACCTGACCGTGCTGGAGAACATCACCCTCGCCCCCACGCGCGTGCGCAAGACCAGCAAGGCCGAGGCCGAGAAACGGGGCCTGGAACTGCTGCGCCGCGTCGGCATCGAGGAGCAGGCCCACAAGTACCCCGCGCAGCTTTCGGGCGGCCAGCAGCAGCGCGTAGCCATCGCGCGCGCCCTGGCGATGGACCCCCAGATCATGCTCTTCGACGAACCCACCAGCGCCCTGGACCCCGAGATGATCAAGGAGGTGCTCGACGTGATGAAGGAACTCGCCCGCACCGGCATGACCATGCTGGTCGTGACCCACGAGATGGGCTTCGCGCGCGAGGTGGCCGACCGCATCCTCTTTTTCGACCAGGGCAACATCGTGGAGGACACCACCCCCGAGCAGTTCTACAACAACCCCCAGCACGAGCGGGCGCAGGCGTTCCTGAGCAAGATTCTGGGGCACTGA
- a CDS encoding TRAP transporter permease, giving the protein MSDPTRPVSSDPALDHSGMTEGERRALEMVEAAETGGRKLVGWQKTLVTVLAIGWCLFQMYAAQVGTIDTLLLRVTHLAFAFALAYLVFPFRKTPGEAQVGVPWYDWILGTLAVGTAVYLITQYPTIANVQGGVLNNTDVWVGSGMVVLLLLAAWRTIGIAMPIVAGVFMLYALTGPRGLIRGDLGPQLQLHAGQTWPQVVGQLFANTEGIFGTAIGVSAQIVFLFVLFGSVFDKLGAGEWFMNVAQGLLGGFRGGPAKASVLSSALNGIISGSAVSNVVTGGNITIGTMKRVGYSAEKAGAIEVASSSNGQLMPPVMGAAAFIMARNLNIEYRSLILAAAIPAFLCYAALLVVTHIEALKLGLRGLPRSELPRVRQTLLNGWYYLIPLGYLIGTLTINPDATPERVALYTIYLMIAMMFVQEAWRASRDGRTVGRGLLDGGRMLIEAFEAGARSMIGIAIATAAAGIIVGIVTITGLGFGLADIVQLVSEGFRSFLTGVAGLLPGVNAAAVAGFGAMLIVLLMAQLIALILGMGLPTTANYILMSALIVPIIAKIAGLDVTNPAQMLPVHMFVFYFGIMADSTPPVALAAFAAAAISGGNPVRTGVQAFQYELRTALLAYMMFFNPALLLIANNRLGGLSWAEAVPMVLFAFIGLVAFSAATLRFLHRRTNLLQTLLLLVASFILIIPTHILWNLAALALLALVYFWQKAGSRNEPPVVPAV; this is encoded by the coding sequence ATGAGTGACCCGACAAGACCCGTGTCCAGCGACCCGGCCCTGGATCACAGCGGCATGACCGAGGGCGAGAGACGCGCCCTGGAGATGGTGGAGGCCGCCGAGACGGGCGGACGCAAGCTGGTGGGCTGGCAAAAAACCCTGGTGACGGTGCTCGCTATCGGCTGGTGCCTCTTTCAGATGTACGCGGCGCAGGTGGGAACCATCGACACGCTGCTGCTGCGCGTGACGCACCTGGCCTTTGCCTTCGCGCTGGCCTACCTGGTCTTTCCCTTTCGCAAGACGCCGGGAGAAGCCCAGGTGGGCGTGCCGTGGTACGACTGGATTCTGGGAACCCTGGCCGTCGGCACCGCCGTCTACCTGATCACGCAGTACCCGACGATTGCCAACGTGCAGGGCGGCGTGCTGAACAACACCGACGTGTGGGTGGGCAGCGGCATGGTCGTGCTGCTGCTGCTGGCCGCGTGGCGCACCATCGGGATCGCCATGCCCATCGTGGCGGGGGTGTTCATGCTGTATGCCCTCACCGGGCCACGGGGACTCATCCGGGGCGACCTGGGGCCGCAGCTTCAGCTTCATGCCGGGCAGACCTGGCCGCAGGTGGTCGGGCAGCTTTTCGCCAACACCGAGGGCATCTTCGGCACGGCCATCGGCGTCAGCGCGCAGATCGTGTTTCTGTTCGTGCTGTTCGGCTCGGTGTTCGACAAGCTGGGGGCGGGCGAGTGGTTCATGAACGTGGCCCAGGGGCTGCTGGGCGGCTTCCGGGGCGGCCCCGCCAAGGCCAGCGTGCTGAGCAGCGCGCTCAACGGCATCATCAGCGGGTCGGCGGTGTCGAATGTGGTCACGGGCGGCAACATCACCATCGGGACCATGAAGCGGGTGGGCTACAGCGCCGAAAAGGCCGGGGCCATCGAGGTGGCGAGCAGTTCCAACGGGCAACTGATGCCGCCGGTGATGGGAGCCGCCGCCTTCATCATGGCCCGCAACCTGAACATCGAGTACCGCAGCCTGATCCTGGCAGCCGCCATTCCCGCCTTCCTGTGCTACGCGGCGCTGCTGGTCGTCACGCACATCGAGGCGCTCAAGCTGGGGCTGCGCGGCCTGCCCCGCAGCGAACTGCCGCGCGTGCGCCAGACGCTGTTGAACGGCTGGTACTACCTGATTCCGCTGGGCTACCTGATCGGCACTCTGACAATTAACCCGGATGCCACCCCCGAGCGCGTCGCCCTCTACACCATCTACCTGATGATCGCGATGATGTTCGTGCAGGAGGCGTGGCGGGCCAGCCGTGATGGGCGCACCGTAGGGCGCGGCCTGCTCGACGGCGGGCGCATGCTGATCGAGGCCTTCGAGGCCGGGGCCAGGAGCATGATCGGCATCGCCATCGCCACCGCCGCCGCCGGGATCATCGTGGGCATCGTGACCATCACCGGACTGGGCTTCGGACTGGCGGACATCGTGCAACTGGTCAGCGAGGGCTTCCGTTCCTTCCTGACGGGCGTGGCTGGGCTGCTGCCGGGGGTGAATGCGGCGGCCGTGGCAGGCTTCGGCGCAATGTTGATCGTGCTGCTGATGGCGCAGCTGATCGCCCTGATTCTGGGCATGGGCCTGCCCACCACCGCCAACTACATCCTGATGAGCGCGCTGATCGTGCCCATCATCGCCAAGATCGCCGGGCTGGACGTGACCAACCCCGCGCAGATGCTCCCGGTCCACATGTTCGTCTTCTACTTCGGCATCATGGCCGACTCCACGCCGCCCGTGGCGCTGGCCGCCTTTGCCGCCGCCGCCATCTCGGGCGGGAATCCGGTCCGCACGGGCGTGCAGGCCTTTCAGTACGAACTGCGAACGGCGCTGCTGGCGTACATGATGTTCTTCAATCCGGCGCTGCTGCTGATCGCCAATAACCGTCTGGGCGGCCTGTCCTGGGCCGAGGCGGTGCCGATGGTCCTGTTCGCCTTCATCGGCCTGGTGGCCTTCAGCGCGGCCACGCTGCGCTTCCTGCACCGCCGCACCAACCTGCTTCAGACGCTGCTGCTGCTGGTCGCGTCCTTCATCCTGATCATCCCGACCCACATCCTGTGGAACCTCGCCGCCCTGGCCCTGCTCGCCCTGGTGTATTTCTGGCAGAAGGCGGGGAGCAGGAACGAGCCACCGGTGGTCCCGGCGGTGTAG
- the hemB gene encoding porphobilinogen synthase, whose translation MLDRPRRLRRTAGLRAMLREVSLAPQHFIHPIFVHEQDTEVPIATMPGVSRHSVAGAVEQARQARDLGIPNVILFGIPDHKDPQGSQAYAEGGVIQRAAAAIKAALPDLTVIADTCLCEYTDHGHCGPLCQTAEGDWTVDNDAALALLAQTAVSQARAGADVVAPSAMMDGQVGAIRAALDAAGFEHVPVMSYAVKYASAYYGPFRDAAGSAPSVGNRASYQMDPAGGEREALREARLDAEQGADFLMVKPALAYLDILRLLRQTFDLPLVAYNVSGEYALVKAAAQAGYMDERRTVLETLTGMRRAGADAIITYHALDAARWLRES comes from the coding sequence ATGTTGGACCGTCCCCGTCGTCTGCGCCGCACCGCGGGCCTGCGCGCCATGCTGCGCGAGGTGTCGCTGGCACCGCAGCACTTCATCCACCCCATCTTCGTGCACGAGCAGGACACCGAGGTTCCCATCGCCACCATGCCGGGCGTGAGCCGTCATAGCGTTGCGGGGGCCGTGGAGCAGGCCCGGCAGGCACGCGACCTGGGCATTCCCAACGTCATCCTGTTCGGCATTCCCGACCACAAGGACCCCCAGGGCAGCCAGGCCTACGCCGAGGGCGGCGTGATTCAGCGGGCGGCGGCGGCCATCAAGGCGGCCCTCCCCGACCTGACCGTCATCGCGGACACCTGCCTGTGCGAGTACACCGACCACGGCCACTGCGGGCCGCTGTGTCAGACCGCTGAGGGCGACTGGACCGTGGACAACGACGCGGCACTGGCTCTGCTCGCCCAGACCGCCGTCTCACAGGCGCGCGCCGGAGCGGATGTGGTGGCCCCCAGCGCGATGATGGACGGGCAGGTCGGGGCCATTCGTGCGGCGCTGGACGCCGCCGGGTTCGAGCATGTCCCCGTCATGAGCTACGCCGTGAAGTACGCCAGCGCCTACTACGGCCCCTTCCGGGACGCGGCGGGGAGTGCGCCCAGCGTGGGCAACCGCGCCTCCTACCAGATGGACCCGGCGGGCGGCGAGCGCGAGGCGCTGCGCGAGGCCCGGCTGGATGCCGAGCAGGGGGCCGACTTCCTGATGGTCAAGCCCGCACTGGCCTACCTCGACATCCTGCGGCTGCTGCGCCAGACCTTCGACCTGCCGCTGGTCGCCTACAACGTCAGCGGCGAGTACGCGCTGGTCAAGGCCGCCGCCCAGGCCGGGTACATGGACGAGCGCCGCACAGTCCTCGAAACCCTGACCGGGATGCGCCGCGCGGGGGCCGATGCCATCATCACCTACCACGCGCTCGACGCGGCGCGCTGGCTGCGGGAGAGCTGA
- the sdhA gene encoding succinate dehydrogenase flavoprotein subunit, with amino-acid sequence MHHRYDVLVVGAGGAGLMAALYAAKGNVSVACISKLYPTRSHTGAAQGGIGAALGNVAEDHWEWHMFDTVKGGDYLTDQDAAEIFSKDIIEAVYELEHMGLPFSRTPEGKIAQRKFGGHTREFGKAAVERSCYAQDRTGHMILQTLYQQNVKAGTTFYNEFHVTDLIIENGRCCGVVAYHLATGEIHTFHAKAVILAAGGYGRVYKITSNALTLTGDLMSIYYRKGLPLEDMEFYQFHPTGLAKLGILVTEGIRGEGGILRNSSGERFMERYAPTIKDLAPRDIVSRSIITEIREGRGVGRDKDAVHIDLTHLPREVIEVKLAEITDLARTYLGQDPVKDLVAVQPTAHYAMGGIPTDVNGLCLADGQGTSVEGLYAAGEQACVSLHGANRLGTNSLGDLIVFGRRAGIAAAVYARQAEYPEMPENPEQDSIEVISRLKNASGSDNAAVIRKELQESMMNNVGIFRNGPDMEKQVEIVKELKDRYRNVSVSDPSVRYNSELIEAMELGFLLDCAEAATASALNRKESRGAHDREDYPERDDQNWLKHTMAYKDLDRPGNVVIGYKEVALKGYTRAFEPKPRVY; translated from the coding sequence ATGCACCATCGTTACGACGTACTGGTGGTCGGCGCGGGCGGCGCGGGACTGATGGCCGCCCTGTACGCGGCCAAGGGCAACGTGTCGGTTGCCTGTATCAGCAAGCTCTACCCCACCCGTTCCCACACCGGCGCGGCCCAGGGCGGCATCGGCGCGGCCCTCGGCAACGTGGCCGAGGACCACTGGGAATGGCACATGTTCGACACCGTTAAGGGCGGCGATTACCTCACCGACCAGGACGCGGCGGAAATCTTTTCCAAGGACATCATCGAGGCCGTGTACGAACTCGAACACATGGGCCTGCCCTTCTCGCGCACGCCGGAAGGCAAGATCGCCCAGCGCAAGTTCGGCGGCCACACCCGCGAGTTCGGCAAGGCGGCGGTCGAGCGCAGTTGCTACGCGCAGGACCGCACTGGGCACATGATTCTGCAAACGCTCTACCAGCAGAACGTGAAGGCCGGGACCACCTTCTACAACGAGTTCCACGTCACCGACCTGATCATCGAGAACGGGCGCTGCTGCGGCGTGGTGGCCTACCACCTCGCCACCGGCGAGATTCACACCTTCCATGCCAAGGCCGTGATTCTGGCAGCGGGCGGCTACGGGCGCGTCTACAAGATCACCTCCAACGCCCTGACGCTGACCGGCGACCTGATGAGCATCTACTACCGCAAGGGCCTGCCGCTGGAGGACATGGAGTTCTACCAGTTCCACCCCACCGGCCTCGCCAAGCTGGGGATTCTGGTCACGGAAGGCATTCGCGGTGAGGGCGGCATTCTGCGCAACTCCAGCGGCGAGCGCTTCATGGAACGCTACGCGCCGACCATCAAGGACCTCGCGCCGCGCGACATCGTCTCGCGCTCGATCATCACCGAGATCCGGGAAGGCCGGGGCGTGGGGCGCGACAAGGACGCCGTCCATATCGACCTGACGCACCTGCCGCGCGAGGTGATCGAGGTCAAGCTGGCCGAGATCACCGACCTGGCGCGCACCTACCTGGGCCAGGACCCGGTCAAGGACCTGGTGGCGGTGCAGCCGACGGCGCACTACGCGATGGGCGGCATTCCCACCGACGTGAACGGGCTGTGTCTCGCGGACGGGCAGGGCACCTCGGTCGAGGGGCTGTACGCGGCGGGCGAGCAGGCCTGCGTCTCGCTGCACGGGGCCAATCGCCTGGGCACCAACTCGCTGGGTGACCTGATCGTGTTCGGTCGCCGCGCGGGCATCGCGGCCGCCGTGTACGCCCGCCAGGCCGAGTACCCCGAGATGCCCGAGAACCCCGAGCAAGACAGCATCGAGGTGATCAGCCGCCTGAAGAACGCCAGCGGCAGCGACAATGCCGCCGTGATCCGTAAGGAGTTGCAGGAGTCGATGATGAACAACGTCGGCATCTTCCGCAACGGCCCGGACATGGAAAAACAGGTCGAGATCGTCAAGGAACTCAAGGACCGCTACCGCAACGTGTCCGTCTCGGACCCCAGCGTCCGCTACAACAGCGAACTGATCGAGGCGATGGAACTCGGCTTCCTGCTCGACTGCGCCGAGGCCGCGACCGCCAGTGCGCTGAACCGCAAGGAGTCGCGCGGTGCCCACGACCGCGAGGACTACCCCGAGCGCGACGATCAGAACTGGCTCAAGCACACCATGGCCTATAAGGACCTGGACCGCCCCGGCAACGTGGTGATCGGCTACAAGGAAGTGGCGCTCAAGGGCTACACCCGCGCCTTCGAGCCGAAGCCCCGCGTGTACTGA